One genomic segment of Hordeum vulgare subsp. vulgare chromosome 2H, MorexV3_pseudomolecules_assembly, whole genome shotgun sequence includes these proteins:
- the LOC123426579 gene encoding protein MHF1 homolog, with protein sequence MDPDVETLAAAADALAGDGGEADRFEAEAEAELLRDRFRLAVINIATSEGRKAGMEVAGPVVACIADLAFKSAEQLAKDVELFAQHASRKSIRMDDVILTAHRNERLMDQLRTFSQNLKGKEPCTGKKRKKSSKKDNNMTII encoded by the exons ATGGACCCAGACGTAGaaaccctcgccgccgccgccgacgcactCGCCGGCGACGGCGGTGAGGCCGATAGAttcgaggcggaggcggaggccgaACTCCTTCGCGACCGCTTCAGGCTCGCCGTCATCAACATCGCGACTTCTGAAG GCAGGAAGGCGGGCATGGAGGTTGCGGGTCCCGTCGTCGCCTGCATCGCGGACTTGGCCTTCAAGAGCGCAG AGCAGCTGGCTAAGGATGTTGAGCTGTTTGCACAGCATGCTAGTCGTAAATCCATTAGGATGGACGATGTTATCCTCACAG CGCATAGAAATGAGCGTCTTATGGACCAGTTGCGAACATTTTCTCAAAACCTGAAAGGAAAGGAGCCTTGCAccgggaagaagagaaagaaatcatCCAAGAAGGACAATAACATGACCATTATCTGA